Part of the Candidatus Glassbacteria bacterium genome is shown below.
CAGGAAGCAGTCGTTGCCCACTCTGGTGGCCGCGCCCTCGGTGGTGGCGCGGTTGAGCGTGGCGAACTCGCGGATCATCGTGCGGTCGCCGATCACCAGGTAGGTGGTCTGTCCGTGGAATTTCAGGTCCTGGCTGTCGGTGCCAAGCGAGGCGCCTTTCCAGACCTGGCAGTCCTTGCCGATTGTCGTGTTCTTGTAGATATAGACATTCGGCCCGATCCTGGTGCCGGCCGCGATCTTGACGCCGGGACCGATAATGCTGTACGGGCCTACCTCGACATCCGACGCCAGTTCGGCCCCGGAGTCGATAATGGCGGTCGAGTGAATAGCCAACTTTCTTAATTCCTTTCCGATCACAAACCCCGCTGGTCCTGCAAGGGGTCTCGCTCCACCACCATCGCCGTCAACTCCGCCTCCGCCACCAGTTCATCCTCCACGTAACAGCAACCCTTCATCTTGCAGATCGAGTGCCTGTACTTGATCATTTCCACCTCCAGCCTGAGCTGATCGCCGGGGAACACTGGCTTGCGGAACTTGATCTTGTCCAGGCTCATGAAATACATCACCTTGGTTTCGGGATTCGGCACGCTGTTCATCAGCAGCATCCCGCCCGCCTGGCCCATCGCCTCGACAATCAAAACGCCGGGCATGATCGGGTGGCCGGGGAAATGACCCTGGAAGAACGGCTCGTTGATCGAGACGTTTTTGATCCCCACAACCCGCTTCTCGGCCTCGAACTCCAGAATCCGGTCGACCATCAGGAACGGATAGCGGTGCGGGATCTTGTCCATGATGTCGTTGATTCCCATCAGCGGCTTAACCGCTGGTGCGCCGACGTAATCGGCCAAATCATCCTGCAAGGGAACCCTGACGTGACCGCCGTTATTGTCCAGGTGATCGCGGATCTTTCGCACCAGATTGACGTTGGAGGGGTGGCCGCTCTTGAAACTGATGATATGGGCTCGCATCGGCATGCCGAGCAACTGGATATCGCCCAGCAGGTCGAGAATCTTGTGCCGGACAGGCTCCTTTGGGCTGCGCAGCGGACCGGGATTGAGAATCCGGTCCTCATCGAACACAACCGCGTTTTCCAGGCTCCCGCCCTTGATCAGGCCCCGGTTCTTCAGCTCCTCGACCTCGTTGAGGAAGCTGTAAGTGCGGGCCTCGGCGATCATGTTGCGAAAGTTTTCTCCGGTAATATCGAGGCTTTCGAACTGACAGCCCACCAGCGGGTTGTTGTATTCGATATGGAAGCTGATTTTGAGCTTGTCGTTGGGCAGGACCAGGAAATGAACGCCGTTTTCCTCGTAGCTCAGCGGCTCGGTGAGCACTGCTTCCCTGCGCTCCGCACTCTGCTGAACCAGCCCGGCTTCGTCGATTCCCTTCACGAACGGCAGGGAACTGCCGTCCAGGGCGGG
Proteins encoded:
- a CDS encoding acyl-[acyl-carrier-protein]--UDP-N-acetylglucosamine O-acyltransferase, whose translation is MIGKELRKLAIHSTAIIDSGAELASDVEVGPYSIIGPGVKIAAGTRIGPNVYIYKNTTIGKDCQVWKGASLGTDSQDLKFHGQTTYLVIGDRTMIREFATLNRATTEGAATRVGNDCFL
- a CDS encoding bifunctional UDP-3-O-[3-hydroxymyristoyl] N-acetylglucosamine deacetylase/3-hydroxyacyl-ACP dehydratase; this encodes MKQNTIARPVSFSGIGLHTGEQTKITLKPAEENTGVIFERIDLPERTRIPAIVDCVESVQRGTTIGKDRVRIHTVEHLLAALAGTGVDNVLVEIEGNEIPALDGSSLPFVKGIDEAGLVQQSAERREAVLTEPLSYEENGVHFLVLPNDKLKISFHIEYNNPLVGCQFESLDITGENFRNMIAEARTYSFLNEVEELKNRGLIKGGSLENAVVFDEDRILNPGPLRSPKEPVRHKILDLLGDIQLLGMPMRAHIISFKSGHPSNVNLVRKIRDHLDNNGGHVRVPLQDDLADYVGAPAVKPLMGINDIMDKIPHRYPFLMVDRILEFEAEKRVVGIKNVSINEPFFQGHFPGHPIMPGVLIVEAMGQAGGMLLMNSVPNPETKVMYFMSLDKIKFRKPVFPGDQLRLEVEMIKYRHSICKMKGCCYVEDELVAEAELTAMVVERDPLQDQRGL